Within Meles meles chromosome 19, mMelMel3.1 paternal haplotype, whole genome shotgun sequence, the genomic segment CTTCTCCAAGAAGGTAggctttcctcccttcccctttctccacttgtTTTTACCCAGGTTGGGGCAGTGGAAGACATTTGAAGGACCTGGGTGTAATCTCAGACTTACTCTTGGAGCATATGTATGTGATCCTGGTTGGGGTCTAGGCTCTCTTGGCcgttggttttctttctctgtgaaatggggctgaAGGTGCCCATTTGAAAGAAAGCAGACACCATGAGATTCACAGCGGTGGGAAGGCAGCCCCCTCATCTCCTTTCCTTTTTGGGAGAGTCCTGCGATGGTGCAGGAGGTCAACATAGCCCGTGGATTCAATTTCATGGACTCTCAGTCCACAAGAACTTGAAGGGGTGTGGCATTTCCCCAGGGGCGGAAAGTATACTTTCTAGGGCTCCTTCCTACTTTCAGTACCAGACTTTGCTCTTTTCGTTATGAGAGATTCCTGAGGCTTTTATTAGAGATTGTTAACAGAATTTTCAtcaccaggccctgtgctgggacCCGGAGATGAGTTTACCCCAGACCCTGCCTCAGTCTTCACCCCCATTCTATTTTGGGGAACTGAGGCACAATGATTGGAAGCCCCTTTTGTAAGGTCAGAAAGCTAGGAAGTGTTGGAACTGGGGTTTGAACCCGGACTCTGTGGTTTCAAAGGCATGCTCCTTTCTGGAGGGAGCAGGTATTTGTGCTGAAACTCTAAGGATGACAAGGGGGCAAGAAGGTATTTCAGGGACGGCAGGAGGAAGAGCATTTCAGGATACAGGAGGAGATGGGATGTCTCTGTAGAGGGGGGTTTGCTGGGATTGTGGTTGGGCCTGAAATGTCCAGCTGAGAAACTTGGACTGTGTTCTGGGGGTCCCTGGGGGAACCACGGGAGGAGAAGGGTGTGGATGTGGAAAGCTCGGTTGGGAAACCCATGCGGGGGATGGGCAAAGGGTCCAAATGGAGAGAGGATGGAGGCTGGGAGGTCAGGGAGGTTAGAATgatgggtcagggagagagaaggaagccgcACCTGGGGCTTTGAATAACCTGGTGGGAGTGGGTAACAAATGGAGATTCCAGAACTCTGCTGAGGAACCCGGCTTCTCAGGGTTTGTGAAGAAGCAACCAGCATTCTGCATTTTTCGCCAGCCTCACAGGCCAGCTGAGTGCTTTTCTTGAAAATGTGGCTGTCCTTCTCGGTCCTCTCATTTTTGATTAACAGATACCCACTGAGGCAGGCTTCAGTGGAAAAGGCACGTATGCACACAGGATACACTTGGCTCCAAGGAACACAAAATCAGGCTGGTGACAAGTTAAGGAGACAGATTTATTCCTCTCTTCTCACAAGACACTCGGAGAGATGGGGCTGCTGGCCTTGGCTGGCGACGTCAGGGCCTGGATCACGGAGACCCTCCTGTGCATGCCCTGGTCACCTTTAGATGACTCATTCAGCCGCACCTCCTTTTTAGGCAGGAAGAGGGGGGCGAGCAGGGTGACAGTCACATCTCCTCTGCTCATCGGGAAAAGCAAGACATTTCCCAGACACTCTGCATCAGCCAGGAGCTGTTTTCAGCTGTGTGGGATAGAAAGAGAAGTGACGGCAGCTTCACCTGCATAGAAGCACCTGCCTCTCCCGTTGTAAAGGCCACTTGTCACCACCAACCCGGCTTCCTTCCAGCTTTGCTCTGCCATCCTCACGGCTGCCTTGTGGCCCAAAAAGGCTACTGGAGCTCCAGTTTTTGGGGACTGGTTTGGCTCACTGTGTTGCAGGCTGACAACAGGGAAGCATGCTGCTAGAGCAGCTACATTCCTTGTGGCAGAGGGCAAGAGCTCTTCCCTGGCAGTTAAACAGTCCATCCTGGAAGGGGTACCTTGCAGTCCCCTGGTCAGAGCCAGCTGACCCGAGCTGCCACCCAAGGGCAGGAAGCCACTGGGCCCTCACCAAGCCAGTGACTGGGCGCTGGGACGTAGAGCTAGCCACCACCTCCACCCTAGTCACccctctgtgtgtggggggggagggggcggggagcaggagcCTACCTCTTCAGCAGCCCCCCTGGGAGCGGCAGGAAGTtgcccctgcctccttcctgccttctgccTCCACCTTGTGGTGTGATCCGTAGctgcaaaggagtctgggaaatgtagttttcaCCTTCCAGCCTCTGCTGGACAGGCAGGCGTACACTAGCCGGTGAAAGGGACTCCTAACCTCTGCAGCGCTCCTGTACTTTGtcccctccctgtccttccccaTGGTTTATGGCCAGGACTATTGACTGACTGCACTGTcgtctgcctcagtttccctatttgtTTACTGGGGCTGCCTTCTAGGGCAGCCTCCCGGCTCAGATCTGGAAACCCTGAATCTACAGCGCCtcactctcttctcttcctttcctctcccaagGATGTCAGTGGGGGTGATTCCTGCACCTCTGAGGAGGAACCAACCTTTGACCCTGGCTATGAACCCGACTGGGCTGTCATCAGCACTGTGCGGCCACAGTCTCGGCACTTAGAGCCCACCAGAGGTAGGCTGAGCCCAGGTCTCTGAGGGGCAGGTGGAGACACGTCTTAGACTTTGTTGGCCATAGTCAAGGTGACCGTTCATCGCTGGCCTTCCAGTCTCAGGCGCGTGGATCGGGGTGCAGCACTGTCCCCAGCCTAGGTCCCGCCTGGCAGGGTCTCCGGGGTTTGCAGTCTTGCTCATCTTtccgggctcctgggtgggttGTGGGCACCCCCGCAGGAATCCTCTGCTTGTGAAGGTGTCCAGGCTGTGGCGGTGACAGTTGTGAGGTGAGAGGGTGATTTGGGCTATCCTGGAGTCCTTCAAGGTTCTGGGGGCACCAGAGGAGGCATCCGTCCCCTCCGGAGAATGGAGAAGCCTTCCAGGAGGAGGTGATGCCAGCCCCTGGCCCTGGGGAACACCTGGGAGTTTTCTCCCCAGCAGAGAAGGTAGCCAGGCAAGGCCAGAGGCCCTGGGTGGGTTTAGGGCGCCGGAGTGTAGGGTCTGGAGTGAAGGAAGGGCCGGAGATGAGATGCTCGGGGGGGGCAGGAGATGGACCTCAGAGAACTGCCACCAGGTTAAGAACACAGTCTTCGCTCTGAGGGCCGCAGGGAGCCAAGGGAGATTTTTGAGCAAGTCAGTTGTGTTTCCGGGGAGACGTGGCTCCCCATGGATATCTGcactgcctctgcctccccaggCCTGCTCCCAACATGTGCTCTTCCCAGGTGCAGAGCCCAGTTCCCCTCGGGGCTCCTGGGCCTTCTCGGTGAGTCTCGGGGAGCTCAAGTCCATCCGCCGGTCCAAGCCGGGCCTCAGCTGGGCCTACCTGGTCCTGGTGACCCAGGCTGggggctccctgcctgccctgcaCTTTCACCGAGGGGGGACCCGCGCCCTTCTCCGGGTCCTCAGCCGCTACCTGCTGTTGGCCAGGTGAGCCTTTTCCCAGCACTGGGCCTTTGTGGCAGGCCCTGGCCCCCTGAGGCTGCAGCCTGGCCCCTCAGGGCTGTGAAGCAGATTTAAAGGCAGACGAAgggggcggcgcctgggtggctcagtcgttaagcatctcccttcggctcaggtcacgatcccagagtcctggggtccagccccgcgtcaggctccctgcttggcaggaagcctgcttctccctctccaactcccgctgcttgtgttccctttctcactatcTGTTggtctaataagtaaataaaatatttttaaaaaagaaataaaggcagacGAAGGGAATCAGCTGATACGTGTAATCACAAAGCCAAGGCGTGGTTTGATTGCAGGCAGGACTTGGGTCCTGGAACTTAGGAAGAATTGCTCTTTTTCTGTCTTAAGTTGGTATTGTTCTCTGGGGGTCCCTTAGCAGCCCTGGTGACCGAAgcagctccttcctcagcagcacCCCAGAGCTGCGTCTCCCTGGCCTGTCTCTGAATCGGTTCCTGTGGGAGGCAGGAGTGAGGCAGGGGTGGGTTGTGTGTCCACCCCTGGGGTCCAGCTGTGGTCGGGCTGTAGGGGAGGGACTCCCCAGGGGCGGTTGGACTGAGAGGCGGAGGGGACGCCCACGGGGCCCTCCGCCTGGGCATCACCACattgcccctccccagctccccgcAGGACCCCCGCCTCTACCTTGTCTTCCCGCACGACTCCTCGGccctctccagctccttccaCCACCTCCAGCTCTTCGACCAGGACAGCTCCAACGTGGTGTCTGTGAGTGTCCCACTGACCAGCCTGGCCcctgtgggcagggaggggcggaCCGTACTGGGTGAGGAAGGTGGGGTGCCACGGTGAGCACCCTGTTGGCCCTGTCCACAGCGCTTTCTGCAGGATCCCTACTCCACCACCTTCAGCAGCTTCTCTCGTGTGACCAACTTCTTCAGGGGAGCCCTGCAGCCACACCCAGAGGGGGCCTCCCCTGACCTTCTTCCACCCCCTGATGACGAGCCGGAGCCTGGGTTTGAGGTCATTTCCTGTGTGAGTATCAGGTGGATCCTGCTGTCTTCTGGCTGTCACCTGGGCAGGGGACTGTAATTCTATGGGCATCCTTTTCCCCCAGAAAGGGGATGACACAGCACCCGTCATAGATCGCATGAGGAGGGACTTCGAGGAGAGTGCTTGGAGCCTCTGTACCTGTTTCCCGttattgtggggagggggagcttCCTGGCTTTGGCACTGACCCAGGGGAGGGACGCTTCCCACCCTGCATGTTAACTGTCCGTGGAGCTAACCTGCCGGTGGGTGGCCCGAGGCCGGGGTACGGGAGGCCCTGAGCTCACCGGCCTTATGTCACGTAGGTGGAGCTGGGGCCGCGGCCGGCCGTGGAGCGGGCACCGCCACTCACCGAGGAGGAGTGGGCCCACCATGTGGGCCCCGAGGGCCGCCTGCAGCAGGTCCCCGCGCTGAAGGCCCGCATCTTCTCCGGGGTGAGGCGCCGGCTGTGTGCTGTGGGGTGAGGGGACTAGGCAGGGCTTGCAGGCGGCCAGGGGGAGGCCCCTCTGAGCCACCGGCCCCGCTCTGTCCCCCAGGGTCTGAGCCCTGGCCTGAGGCGCGAAGCTTGGAAGTTCCTCCTGGGGTACCTCAGCTGGGAGGGCTCAGCCGAGGAGCACAAGGCCCACGTGCGCAAGAAAACGTGAGTGAGAGCTGCTGCGGCCACCCCAGCCGACCATGTCCCCCATCCCAGCACGGTGCCTGGCCCCTCACAGGTGCACCGATGGGCTCACTCCGCAGGCGTCAGTCACGAGCCCACCACGTGCTGGGCACCCGCCGTCACACACGGAGACGGCGGTAAGCAGGCAGGCTCGTCCCCCCGTGGGCATCAGTTTTTGTTCCGGCGGCATAATGTCGTAACTGTCGTcgctctgcagccggcttccttACCCGGGGGCGCCCGCTTCTCATTCCTGGTACACTACACGTTGTGCCCCTGCTGCGTGTCCTGGTCCCCACCCTGATGCTCTCCGTCCGGTGGGGATGACAGACTGAACAAAAGCCCACAGTGGGGTCCCTGGCTAGCTCAGGAGAGTGTGTGACTCtgaatcttggggtcatgagtttgagccccatggtgggcgtACAgatcacttgaaaaaaaaaacaaccaaacttTAAAAGCTCACAAGGATGTTCTGCGCCATGAGAGAGGGCAGGGGGCGCGGTGGCCAAGATGAGAAGGTGGCCTGCTTCGGTCGCCTCGTgtctcacctcccctcccccctcaggGATGAGTACTTCCGAATGAAGCTGCAGTGGAAATCCGTGAGCCCCGAGCAGGAGCGGAGGAACTCACTGCTGCATGGTTACCGCAGCCTCATCGGTAGGctgctgggcaggggtggggtgcagaCATGGCACACAGCGGGGAGGCCGCAGGGAAAGCTCCTGCCGCCCCAGGAGCAGAGATGATGTCATCTTCGGTGGAagatggggtggggcagggagagggagccagACTCGTTGGGCTCAAATCTGCTGCCTACTTGCGGTGAGATCTTGGCAACTGATTTTGcctccttgggcctcagtttcccgtcTGTGGATGGTGCAGTAACCGTTGGTTGCTGGGAGGCTGTGGCGATCTGGCAAGTGGCAAGCATAGTGCCTCATGCGAGGGCGCTCGAGGTGGTTTCTGGAGCAACTCACACCTGCCTGGGGTCTGCCGAAGAGAAGAGCAGGGGCTGGTGCCCGTGGCCAGGAGGGACGGGCCCCCACGGCATTCTCACTTTCGCATTCTGCGCCCTGTGTTCGCAGAGAGAGATGTGAGCCGTACTGATCGGACCAACAAATTCTATGAGGGTCCCGCGAACCCGGGGCTGGGCCTGCTGAATGACATCCTTCTCACCTACTGCATGTACCACTTCGACCTTGGTGTGACGCcagccccggggggggggggggcgctgggggCCAGGCCTTCCCTTGGGGGGTGCTGGGGGcctgggctgggccctgacctCCTATCCCCCACCACCCCCGTCCAGGTTACGTCCAGGGCATGAGTGACCTCCTCTCCCCGATCCTCTACGTCATTCAGAACGAGGTGGATGCCTTCTGGTGTTTCTGTGGCTTCATGGAGCTTGTGGTGAGGCCCCAGGCAGGTGCGGAGACCGGCCCCTCAAAGAATGGggcggggtgtctgcttcctcACGTGGCCCTCCCTCCCGCAGCATGGGAACTTTGAGGAGAGCCAGGAGACGATGAAGCGGCAGCTTGGACAACTGTTGCTGCTGCTGCGGGTGCTGGACCCACAGCTCTGCGACTTCCTGGGTGAGTGTCTCTGCGGGCAggcgagggtggggggggggagcccaGACCCTCCCttcctccgccccgccccccccaccccagtctctgGAAATGGCCACGGACGGGCTCCAAGATGTTTGGTCCTGATCCAGACAAGGGAAACATCCCTGCAAAAGCCAGAACGCAAAATTCCCATGTAAAAGCAGGATTGTGGTTTGGAGCGATCCTCAGCGAGTCCCTGCCCCACGAGCGCGCCCCACAAGCGGGCTCCTTCAGGCTCCCCGCGGTCCTGTGCTTGGCAGATGGGCCTGGGGCCTCGGCATGGCCACTTCCGGGGGCGCTTGGACACCAGCCTCCCGACTGTGCGGCGATCTGTCTGAACTATGTGCAAGAACAGATTTAACCTGTCCTGCTGGACACTGCGATTATTTGCAGTTTTGCATTACGACGTGTATCATCTGGATGGTTCCTTTGGGCTAAATTCCAACAAGTGGCATTGTATTCCGGGTGGTATTTTTACGGCTTTTGAAATGTTTGTTCCCATCACTGCTTTCCTGGAAATTCTTACCAGCTGATGTTTCTGCTAGCCGAGTCTGTGAGTGTCCATTTCCTCACACCTCCACCAGCACTGGGTattgatagattttatttttgcccTGAGTGTCCTGTATCCCTTTTATGTGATGGTGGGGCATGGAATTAGCGCACCTCATCTGGAGTCTGGAAGGCAGGATGGGAAAGCTTCCTGTTGACCCAGAGCGTTCTTGGCTCAGCTCCGAAGCCTTCCCATGCTGGGCATGAGTTACTTGCCTAGACTGGTAGAGATTCCTACAGCCAGGATAACTTTTTAGAGTCTCGGGCTGACCAGCCTGCACACTGTGAATTAGGAGGGGATTGGAATGGAGTTTGAGCTTGTTCTTTGCCAAGCaccatccctcccaccactgTCTTCCTCCagattcccaggactctggctccctctgcttctgcttccGGTGGCTGCTTATCTGGTTCAAGAGGGAATTCCCCTTCCCAGATGTCCTTCGGCTGTGGGAGGTGGGCCTGCCGCTGtgggtgggagggcagagaggaaagagaaaccagTCAGCTGTCCTGGGTTGGGACATTGGTGGGAAGTGGGCAGGGGGTAGGGCAGGCCTGGGTGGGACTTCAGGCCGAGGCTGGGCCATAAACACCTCGCTCTGGCTCTCCTAGGTACTGTGGACAGGGCTCCCTGGCCCCAATCTGCACCTGTTGGTGGCCTGTGCCATTCTGGACATGGAGCGTGACACTCTCATGCTTTCTGGCTTCGGCTCCAATGAGATCCTCAAGGTGAGGCCCTGGCTCCTTCCAAGTTCCCCTCCCTGCCCGTCCTGACCTCTGTAAGTGGACATGTTAGCTGAGGTGTGAACTCCGTGGAGGCTG encodes:
- the TBC1D17 gene encoding TBC1 domain family member 17 isoform X2 yields the protein MEGAGYRVVFEKSGVYLHTSAKKHQDPDSLIAGVIRVVEKDSDVLLHWVPVEEAGDSTQILFSKKDVSGGDSCTSEEEPTFDPGYEPDWAVISTVRPQSRHLEPTRGAEPSSPRGSWAFSVSLGELKSIRRSKPGLSWAYLVLVTQAGGSLPALHFHRGGTRALLRVLSRYLLLASSPQDPRLYLVFPHDSSALSSSFHHLQLFDQDSSNVVSRFLQDPYSTTFSSFSRVTNFFRGALQPHPEGASPDLLPPPDDEPEPGFEVISCVELGPRPAVERAPPLTEEEWAHHVGPEGRLQQVPALKARIFSGGLSPGLRREAWKFLLGYLSWEGSAEEHKAHVRKKTDEYFRMKLQWKSVSPEQERRNSLLHGYRSLIERDVSRTDRTNKFYEGPANPGLGLLNDILLTYCMYHFDLGYVQGMSDLLSPILYVIQNEVDAFWCFCGFMELVHGNFEESQETMKRQLGQLLLLLRVLDPQLCDFLDSQDSGSLCFCFRWLLIWFKREFPFPDVLRLWEVLWTGLPGPNLHLLVACAILDMERDTLMLSGFGSNEILKHEAQSGRSGGGG
- the TBC1D17 gene encoding TBC1 domain family member 17 isoform X1, which produces MEGAGYRVVFEKSGVYLHTSAKKHQDPDSLIAGVIRVVEKDSDVLLHWVPVEEAGDSTQILFSKKDVSGGDSCTSEEEPTFDPGYEPDWAVISTVRPQSRHLEPTRGAEPSSPRGSWAFSVSLGELKSIRRSKPGLSWAYLVLVTQAGGSLPALHFHRGGTRALLRVLSRYLLLASSPQDPRLYLVFPHDSSALSSSFHHLQLFDQDSSNVVSRFLQDPYSTTFSSFSRVTNFFRGALQPHPEGASPDLLPPPDDEPEPGFEVISCVELGPRPAVERAPPLTEEEWAHHVGPEGRLQQVPALKARIFSGGLSPGLRREAWKFLLGYLSWEGSAEEHKAHVRKKTDEYFRMKLQWKSVSPEQERRNSLLHGYRSLIERDVSRTDRTNKFYEGPANPGLGLLNDILLTYCMYHFDLGYVQGMSDLLSPILYVIQNEVDAFWCFCGFMELVHGNFEESQETMKRQLGQLLLLLRVLDPQLCDFLDSQDSGSLCFCFRWLLIWFKREFPFPDVLRLWEVLWTGLPGPNLHLLVACAILDMERDTLMLSGFGSNEILKHINELTMKLSVEDVLTRAEALYRQLTACPELPHNVQEVLGLVPPAEPQSPSPPTSPLPLSPTRAPPAPPPPEDTAPQPDSSLEILPEEEEEESAES